The following proteins are encoded in a genomic region of Syntrophorhabdaceae bacterium:
- the ppdK gene encoding pyruvate, phosphate dikinase: MAKSNKFVYFFGGKKAEGNLQLKNLLGGKGAGLADMVNLGIPVPPGFTITTEVCTLFYKSNMKLPKGLEKEVLESIKKVEKIMGAKFGDPKNPLLFSVRSGARVSMPGMMDTVLNLGLNEKTVEGLAKLTGNPRFAYDCYRRFVQMYGDVVLGLKPEHEGEHDPFEVIIDKKKKQRKTTFDTDLTVDDLKDLVKEFKKAIKQRLGVSFPEDPLEQLWGSIGAVFKSWNTDRAVAYRQLNDISADWGTAVNVQCMVFGNMGEDCGTGVAFTRNPSSGDNEFYGEYLINAQGEDVVAGIRTPLPINKKQKTDKSVKSLEEVWPDIYKQVIKIRNTLEKNYRDMQDVEFTIQNRKLWMLQTRTGKRTAFAAFKIAVDMVKEKLITKEEALMRVEPEQLNQLLRPIFDPKEKEKALKAGNLVSKGLNAGPGAAAGKVVFNAQDAEAWAGRKEQVILVRVDTSPEDIRGMNAAQGILTSRGGMTSHAALVARQMGKVCVAGCGDLDIDYAKKTIRVNSKTIKEGEYISIDGTTGEVFAGQIKTKPSEVLQVMIDKTLKPSKSQIYQDFALLMKWADETRRLGIRTNADQPDQAAVAVSFGAEGIGLCRTEHMFFEGNRIDAVREMIIADDEAGRRKALAKLLPYQKKDFVGLFTVMKGLPVTIRTLDPPLHEFLPHTEKEMRELARQMGIPFEKVLAKVESLHEANPMLGHRGCRLGIIFPEITEMQVRAIFQAACEVKKKGTNVKPEVMIPLVGNVNELKLQKAIVEEIADETLKKNKVKIDYMIGTMIEIPRAAITADEIAKEAQFFSFGTNDLTQMTLGMSRDDAGKFLGDYVKKEIYAFDPFQRIDEGGVGKLMELGVSLGRGVRKNLKVGICGEHGGEPNSVEFCHRTGLDYVSCSPFRVTIAKLAAARAAIKDAPAVPKKGGRKK, from the coding sequence ATGGCTAAAAGTAATAAATTCGTGTACTTCTTTGGCGGAAAGAAAGCCGAAGGGAATCTCCAGCTCAAGAACCTTCTGGGAGGAAAAGGCGCCGGTCTCGCCGACATGGTCAACCTGGGCATACCTGTGCCACCGGGCTTCACCATCACCACCGAGGTCTGCACCCTCTTCTACAAGAGCAACATGAAACTCCCGAAAGGGCTCGAGAAGGAAGTCCTCGAAAGCATCAAAAAGGTCGAGAAGATCATGGGCGCAAAGTTCGGCGACCCGAAGAACCCCCTTCTCTTCTCCGTCCGGTCGGGTGCAAGGGTCAGCATGCCGGGTATGATGGACACGGTCCTCAACCTCGGTCTCAACGAAAAGACCGTTGAGGGTCTTGCGAAGCTCACCGGGAACCCCCGGTTCGCCTACGACTGCTATCGCCGCTTCGTGCAAATGTACGGCGACGTCGTGCTCGGCCTGAAGCCCGAGCACGAGGGCGAGCACGACCCCTTCGAGGTCATCATCGATAAGAAGAAGAAACAAAGAAAGACCACCTTCGACACGGACCTTACCGTCGACGACCTCAAGGACCTGGTCAAGGAGTTCAAGAAAGCCATTAAACAGAGGCTCGGGGTAAGCTTCCCCGAAGACCCGCTGGAACAGCTCTGGGGCTCCATCGGAGCGGTTTTCAAGTCCTGGAACACGGACAGGGCGGTCGCATACCGCCAGCTTAACGACATCTCAGCCGACTGGGGAACAGCGGTCAACGTTCAATGCATGGTCTTCGGCAACATGGGCGAAGACTGCGGCACGGGCGTTGCCTTCACGAGGAACCCCTCTTCGGGCGACAATGAGTTCTACGGCGAATATCTCATCAACGCCCAGGGCGAGGACGTTGTGGCAGGCATCAGGACACCGCTGCCCATCAACAAGAAACAGAAGACCGACAAGTCGGTGAAGTCCCTCGAAGAGGTCTGGCCCGACATATACAAACAGGTCATAAAGATCAGGAACACGCTGGAGAAAAACTATCGCGACATGCAGGATGTGGAGTTCACCATCCAGAACAGGAAGCTCTGGATGCTCCAGACAAGGACGGGCAAAAGGACCGCCTTCGCGGCCTTCAAGATCGCCGTCGACATGGTCAAGGAGAAGCTCATTACAAAGGAAGAGGCCCTGATGCGCGTAGAGCCGGAACAGCTCAACCAGCTCCTCCGCCCCATCTTCGACCCCAAGGAAAAAGAAAAAGCCTTGAAGGCGGGCAACCTGGTCTCGAAAGGTCTCAATGCGGGCCCCGGCGCGGCCGCCGGCAAGGTTGTCTTCAATGCGCAGGACGCAGAGGCCTGGGCAGGGCGTAAGGAACAGGTCATCCTCGTGCGTGTCGACACCTCCCCCGAGGACATCCGCGGCATGAACGCCGCCCAGGGCATCCTCACATCCCGCGGGGGCATGACGAGCCATGCGGCGCTCGTCGCGAGGCAGATGGGAAAGGTCTGCGTGGCCGGCTGCGGAGACCTTGACATCGATTATGCAAAGAAGACAATACGCGTGAACTCAAAGACCATCAAGGAAGGGGAGTACATCTCCATTGACGGCACGACGGGCGAGGTCTTCGCCGGGCAGATAAAGACAAAACCCTCCGAGGTCCTCCAGGTAATGATAGACAAGACGTTGAAGCCGTCGAAATCGCAGATCTACCAGGATTTCGCCCTTCTCATGAAATGGGCCGACGAGACACGCAGGCTGGGTATCCGCACCAACGCGGACCAGCCCGACCAGGCAGCCGTAGCCGTTTCATTCGGCGCTGAGGGCATCGGGCTTTGCAGAACGGAGCACATGTTCTTTGAAGGCAACCGCATCGACGCCGTCAGGGAGATGATCATCGCCGACGACGAGGCGGGAAGAAGAAAGGCGCTGGCAAAACTGTTGCCCTACCAGAAAAAAGACTTCGTGGGCCTTTTCACCGTTATGAAAGGCCTGCCTGTTACCATCAGGACCCTCGACCCGCCGCTTCACGAGTTCCTTCCCCACACCGAAAAGGAAATGAGGGAGCTTGCACGGCAGATGGGCATCCCCTTTGAGAAGGTCCTCGCCAAGGTCGAGAGCCTCCACGAAGCCAACCCCATGCTTGGCCACCGAGGCTGCCGTCTCGGCATCATCTTCCCCGAGATAACGGAGATGCAGGTCCGGGCAATATTCCAGGCCGCCTGCGAGGTGAAGAAGAAGGGCACGAACGTAAAACCCGAGGTCATGATACCCCTCGTAGGCAACGTGAACGAGCTGAAACTCCAGAAGGCGATAGTCGAAGAGATCGCCGATGAGACCCTTAAGAAGAACAAGGTAAAGATCGACTACATGATCGGAACGATGATCGAGATACCCCGTGCGGCAATAACCGCCGATGAAATAGCCAAAGAGGCTCAGTTTTTCTCTTTCGGGACCAATGACCTCACCCAGATGACCCTCGGCATGAGCCGCGACGATGCAGGGAAGTTTCTGGGCGACTACGTGAAGAAAGAGATCTACGCCTTCGACCCCTTCCAGAGGATCGACGAAGGCGGCGTCGGAAAGCTCATGGAGCTCGGCGTATCGTTGGGGCGCGGCGTGCGCAAAAATCTCAAGGTGGGCATCTGCGGCGAGCATGGCGGCGAACCGAATTCCGTCGAGTTCTGCCACAGGACGGGCCTTGACTATGTGAGCTGTTCGCCCTTCCGCGTGACCATAGCAAAACTGGCCGCCGCGCGGGCGGCGATAAAGGACGCTCCGGCCGTTCCGAAAAAAGGCGGCAGGAAGAAATAG
- the glyS gene encoding glycine--tRNA ligase subunit beta, which yields MSEFLLLEIGTEEIPARFLEPAKEGLSRLVREVFGQSRIAFGDINIQATPRRMALFVQNVAEKQEETVTVKFGPPCNRAFDESGDPTKAALGFARSQGVEVGDLGKGVKDGVEFITVEKQEKGIATVEMLPVLLPDIISRIPFQKKMHWGAGSFEYARPIQWILCLFGGTAVEFSVADVKSGPVSWCHRFLSAGPVEVHHPLEYADALRNNHIIVNEDERLAIIRQGIARIEEGTGGKAIRDEDLVREILYITEYPYPLKGSFDAIYLDIPKEVLVNVMKSHQRYIPIEDAAGGLMPWFIFFANTAPRDDANVIRGNEKVLRARLADARFFFDEDRKIKLADRYERLAAIVFHVKLGTLRDKMERVGAIAGYLASVVDPGAREKLDRLVPLMKTDLVTHMVGEFPELQGTMGRIYARIEGEDDEVALAIEEHYLPTGGNGSLPLTSTGAVAGIADKMDSIVSFFSVGITPTGNLDPYALRRQSLGIIKIIIDRKLHLPLETLIEKAYEAGGHIAKRLTLEETKASLSEFITTRFKFSMLEENHNQDFVESVLPCVAGDIYDGFMRLVSLETQGSIEDFQRLMVGFRRVFNITKQITQDMSVDPALLAVEEERELFGLYGAKKDIFFGLMAKRDYDAALAILVSFKETIDNFFDKVFVMDKDEAVKSNRLALLTHIKNMFLTFADFSKIHFE from the coding sequence ATGAGCGAATTTCTGCTTTTAGAGATCGGCACGGAGGAGATACCCGCGCGCTTTCTGGAGCCTGCCAAGGAGGGCCTGTCAAGGCTTGTCCGGGAGGTCTTCGGTCAGTCAAGGATAGCCTTCGGAGACATCAACATACAGGCGACCCCGAGACGCATGGCGCTCTTTGTCCAGAACGTCGCCGAAAAACAGGAAGAGACGGTCACCGTCAAGTTCGGGCCTCCGTGTAACCGCGCCTTCGACGAATCGGGAGATCCCACGAAGGCCGCCCTCGGTTTCGCCAGGTCACAGGGGGTCGAGGTTGGCGACCTCGGTAAGGGCGTAAAGGACGGCGTAGAATTCATCACCGTCGAGAAACAGGAAAAAGGCATTGCAACCGTCGAGATGCTCCCCGTTCTCCTGCCCGACATCATCTCCCGGATCCCCTTTCAGAAAAAGATGCACTGGGGGGCCGGAAGTTTCGAATATGCAAGACCGATCCAGTGGATCCTGTGCCTTTTCGGCGGCACCGCCGTGGAGTTCTCTGTCGCCGATGTAAAAAGCGGCCCCGTCAGCTGGTGCCACCGCTTCCTTTCGGCGGGCCCGGTGGAGGTCCATCACCCCCTCGAATATGCCGACGCGCTCAGGAACAACCATATCATAGTCAACGAAGATGAGCGCCTGGCGATCATACGGCAGGGCATTGCCCGCATCGAGGAAGGAACCGGCGGAAAAGCGATCCGGGACGAAGATCTGGTCAGGGAGATCCTCTACATCACCGAATATCCCTATCCCCTCAAGGGCTCCTTCGATGCGATATACCTCGATATCCCGAAAGAGGTTCTCGTCAACGTCATGAAGAGCCACCAGCGTTACATTCCCATCGAAGACGCCGCCGGGGGCCTCATGCCCTGGTTCATATTCTTCGCCAATACAGCCCCCAGGGACGACGCAAACGTCATACGGGGCAATGAGAAGGTACTGCGCGCCCGCCTCGCCGACGCGCGTTTCTTTTTCGACGAGGACCGCAAGATAAAGCTCGCGGACAGATACGAACGTCTTGCCGCCATCGTCTTTCACGTCAAGCTGGGCACCCTCAGGGACAAAATGGAGCGCGTGGGGGCCATCGCAGGATATCTCGCATCCGTCGTCGACCCCGGGGCCAGGGAAAAACTGGACAGGCTCGTCCCCCTGATGAAGACGGACCTCGTCACCCACATGGTCGGCGAGTTCCCCGAACTGCAGGGGACAATGGGCCGCATCTACGCGCGCATCGAAGGCGAGGACGACGAGGTGGCCCTCGCGATAGAGGAACACTACCTGCCCACGGGCGGCAACGGCAGCCTGCCCCTGACCTCTACGGGCGCCGTAGCGGGTATCGCGGACAAAATGGATTCCATCGTCTCCTTCTTCTCCGTCGGCATAACCCCGACGGGCAATCTCGACCCTTACGCCCTTCGACGGCAATCGCTGGGCATCATCAAGATAATCATTGACAGGAAACTGCACCTGCCCCTGGAGACGCTCATAGAAAAGGCCTACGAGGCAGGAGGGCACATCGCCAAAAGGCTCACCCTGGAGGAAACAAAGGCCTCTCTTTCCGAATTCATCACCACACGCTTTAAATTTTCCATGTTGGAAGAGAACCACAACCAGGATTTTGTCGAGAGCGTCCTTCCCTGTGTGGCAGGCGACATATACGACGGCTTCATGAGGCTCGTCTCCCTGGAGACGCAGGGGTCCATTGAGGACTTCCAGCGGCTCATGGTCGGTTTCCGGCGCGTCTTCAACATCACGAAGCAGATCACCCAGGATATGAGCGTCGATCCCGCCCTTCTCGCAGTCGAGGAGGAAAGGGAGCTTTTCGGCCTCTACGGCGCAAAGAAGGACATATTTTTCGGACTTATGGCGAAACGTGACTATGATGCCGCCCTTGCAATCCTCGTAAGCTTCAAGGAAACCATCGATAATTTCTTCGACAAGGTCTTCGTCATGGATAAGGACGAAGCCGTGAAGTCGAACAGGCTGGCGCTTCTCACGCATATCAAGAACATGTTCTTGACCTTTGCTGATTTTTCAAAGATACACTTCGAATAA
- a CDS encoding glycine--tRNA ligase subunit alpha: MYFQDLIFALQKFWADRGCIVQQPYDMEVGAGTFHPATLLRCLGPEPWNTAYIQPSRRPADGRYGENPNRLQHYYQFQVVMKPSPKDIQNIYIGSLKSFGIDTDYHDIRFVEDDWESPTLGAWGLGWEVWLDGMEITQFTYFQQAGGIALSPVCVEITYGTERIAMYLQDVDNVYDIKWNKDILYGDVFLDPEREFSIYNFEESDPVMLRNLFDTFEHEGEKLVKTRGLIYPAYDFCLKCSHVFNLLDARGAISVTERANYIARVRNLAKMCAELYVQKREELGFPLLKP, from the coding sequence ATGTACTTCCAAGATCTCATATTTGCACTGCAAAAATTCTGGGCCGACAGAGGGTGCATTGTTCAGCAGCCCTACGACATGGAGGTGGGCGCGGGCACCTTTCATCCCGCCACACTGCTTCGCTGTCTCGGACCGGAGCCCTGGAACACCGCGTACATTCAGCCGTCGCGGCGGCCCGCCGACGGGCGCTACGGGGAGAACCCCAACCGTCTCCAGCATTATTACCAGTTCCAGGTGGTCATGAAACCCTCCCCCAAGGACATTCAGAATATCTACATAGGCAGCTTGAAAAGCTTCGGCATCGACACCGACTATCACGACATCCGGTTCGTGGAGGATGACTGGGAATCTCCAACGCTCGGCGCCTGGGGTCTCGGATGGGAAGTATGGCTCGACGGCATGGAGATCACGCAGTTCACCTATTTCCAGCAGGCGGGCGGCATCGCCCTTTCGCCGGTGTGCGTGGAGATCACCTACGGCACCGAGCGCATCGCCATGTATCTTCAGGACGTGGACAATGTCTATGACATCAAGTGGAACAAGGACATACTCTACGGCGATGTATTCCTCGATCCCGAGAGGGAATTCTCCATTTATAACTTCGAGGAATCCGACCCCGTCATGCTCAGGAACCTCTTCGACACCTTCGAACATGAAGGGGAAAAACTTGTCAAAACACGGGGGCTCATCTACCCGGCCTACGATTTTTGTCTGAAATGCTCGCATGTCTTCAACCTTCTCGACGCCCGCGGCGCCATCAGCGTAACCGAACGCGCCAACTACATTGCGCGGGTGAGAAACCTCGCGAAGATGTGCGCTGAGCTATACGTACAGAAGCGTGAAGAACTCGGTTTCCCCCTGCTCAAGCCATAA
- the dusB gene encoding tRNA dihydrouridine synthase DusB — protein MLTIGNITLPVPVMLSPMAGVSDLPFRLITRSFGSPLAFTEMIDINAISQKDKRTTHMLSSSPDDRPLGVQFLGSSESQIPMAVERLSGHACDLIDFNAACPSPKVTRKGKGAALMKDPKKLRDILSALVRCSPLPVAVKIRAGWDADSINARDVALFAQDAGISALFIHGRTKSQGYSGAVDYGIIREVKEALSIPVIASGDNLSLELIRRMFAQTGCDGVAIARGALGNPWIFRDVIGFFRDGVVPPKPDVADRVAVMKRHLELSVGHWGEKRGVGIFHKFFIWYTRGLAGLRPLRDRAFRTGTKEGLIEVIDELAQRPVKPGGSSGHTCRSCVDPFHTNCLE, from the coding sequence ATGCTCACCATCGGCAACATCACCCTGCCCGTTCCCGTCATGCTCTCTCCCATGGCGGGCGTGAGCGATCTGCCTTTTCGCCTTATCACCCGCTCATTCGGGTCGCCGCTCGCCTTCACGGAAATGATCGACATAAATGCCATCTCGCAGAAGGACAAAAGGACCACCCATATGCTCAGCTCGTCCCCCGATGACAGGCCGCTTGGCGTGCAGTTCCTGGGCAGCAGCGAGTCGCAGATACCTATGGCCGTGGAGAGGCTCTCCGGACACGCGTGCGACCTCATCGATTTCAACGCCGCCTGCCCCTCACCGAAGGTTACCCGCAAGGGTAAGGGCGCCGCTCTGATGAAAGACCCGAAGAAGCTTCGCGATATCCTTTCGGCGCTCGTGCGTTGCAGTCCGCTGCCGGTGGCGGTCAAGATCCGCGCGGGCTGGGACGCCGATTCCATCAATGCCCGGGATGTTGCGCTCTTTGCGCAGGACGCGGGCATTAGCGCCCTCTTCATCCATGGAAGAACGAAAAGCCAAGGGTACAGCGGCGCCGTCGACTACGGGATCATCAGGGAGGTGAAGGAGGCGCTGAGCATTCCCGTTATAGCCTCGGGAGACAATCTTTCCCTCGAACTGATCAGGAGGATGTTCGCACAGACCGGTTGCGACGGTGTCGCCATCGCACGGGGCGCCCTGGGAAACCCGTGGATATTCAGGGACGTCATCGGTTTTTTTCGGGACGGCGTGGTGCCGCCGAAACCGGATGTCGCCGACCGCGTTGCTGTCATGAAGCGCCATCTTGAACTGTCTGTCGGGCACTGGGGTGAAAAAAGGGGCGTCGGCATCTTCCACAAGTTTTTCATCTGGTACACGAGGGGTCTCGCCGGCCTTCGCCCTCTTCGCGACAGGGCCTTCAGAACGGGCACGAAGGAGGGCCTCATCGAGGTCATCGACGAACTCGCGCAAAGGCCCGTGAAACCCGGCGGATCTTCGGGGCATACCTGCCGGTCCTGTGTCGATCCCTTTCACACAAATTGCCTTGAATGA
- the lepA gene encoding translation elongation factor 4 has protein sequence MKHIRNFSIIAHIDHGKSTLADRLIQYTKLVDDRQFRDQILDNMDIERERGITIKSQTVDLPYVDEKGEEYELNLIDTPGHVDFSYEVSRALASCEGVLLLVDASQGVEAQTLGNLYAALEHNLVIIPVINKIDLPVADVERVKTEIDNELGLDPDTAILCSAKDGTGVVDILRAIVDKIPPPTGDAEKPLTALIFDAHYDSFRGTIVSCRVFDGTVRQGDTIRLMSQGTTYRVEEVGIFRLVREPQKELTAGMVGYIIAGIKTVSDTRIGETVTLDARPAEPLPGFKDVKPVVFSSIYPIASDDYQSLLEALEKYKLNDASLVYQKDSSAALGQGFRCGYLGLLHLEIVQERLEREFDQSIIMTAPSVQYRFYLDDGTELDVDNPLYYPDPGTIKSSEEPFIRASILIPERYVGVVMKLCMERRGVNSHMSYPTPGRVEITFDMPLAEVIFDFYDKLKSITQGYGSFDYELVDYRESNLVKLDILVNGEKVDALSILVHRDNARERAVRVCDRLKDEIPKQQFKIAIQGAIGGKIIARSTISAYRKDVTAKCYGGDISRKRKLLEKQKKGKKRMRIVGNVEIPQSAFLAALKTDDE, from the coding sequence ATGAAACATATCAGGAACTTCAGCATAATCGCCCACATAGATCATGGCAAGTCGACCCTCGCCGACCGCCTGATCCAGTATACAAAGCTCGTTGACGACCGGCAGTTCCGGGACCAGATACTGGACAACATGGACATCGAGCGGGAGCGGGGCATCACCATAAAGAGCCAGACCGTCGATCTGCCCTACGTCGACGAAAAGGGCGAGGAATACGAGCTTAACCTCATCGACACGCCGGGGCATGTCGACTTTTCTTACGAGGTATCGCGGGCGCTTGCCTCCTGCGAGGGAGTGCTCCTCCTTGTCGATGCCTCCCAGGGCGTAGAGGCCCAGACGCTGGGCAATCTCTATGCCGCGCTGGAGCACAATCTCGTCATTATTCCCGTCATCAATAAGATCGACCTTCCCGTGGCCGACGTGGAGCGGGTCAAAACGGAGATCGACAATGAACTGGGGCTGGACCCTGATACGGCCATTCTCTGTTCCGCCAAGGATGGCACGGGAGTCGTGGACATTCTCCGCGCCATCGTGGATAAAATACCGCCCCCGACGGGAGACGCTGAAAAGCCGCTGACGGCCCTCATCTTTGATGCTCATTACGATTCTTTCCGCGGAACCATCGTAAGCTGCCGCGTTTTCGACGGCACCGTCAGGCAGGGGGATACGATACGGCTCATGTCGCAGGGAACGACGTACCGCGTCGAAGAGGTTGGGATTTTTCGCCTCGTGCGCGAACCACAGAAAGAATTGACGGCCGGAATGGTGGGTTATATCATCGCCGGCATAAAGACGGTGAGCGACACGAGGATAGGTGAGACTGTCACCCTCGATGCTCGGCCTGCGGAGCCCCTGCCCGGTTTCAAAGACGTAAAACCCGTTGTTTTTTCCTCGATTTACCCCATAGCTTCCGACGACTACCAGTCGCTCCTCGAGGCCCTTGAAAAATACAAGCTCAACGACGCGTCCCTCGTCTACCAGAAGGATTCATCGGCGGCCCTGGGCCAGGGTTTTCGCTGCGGGTACCTGGGGCTTTTACACCTCGAGATCGTTCAGGAGCGCCTCGAGAGGGAATTCGACCAGTCCATCATCATGACGGCGCCCAGCGTGCAGTACCGTTTCTATCTCGACGACGGCACCGAACTCGATGTGGACAATCCGTTATATTACCCCGATCCCGGGACGATAAAGTCATCGGAAGAGCCTTTTATACGGGCGAGCATCCTCATACCGGAGCGCTACGTCGGCGTCGTGATGAAGCTCTGCATGGAGCGCCGGGGCGTCAATTCGCACATGAGCTACCCGACGCCGGGGCGCGTGGAGATAACCTTCGACATGCCGCTCGCCGAGGTCATCTTCGATTTCTATGACAAGCTCAAGAGCATTACCCAGGGCTACGGTTCTTTCGATTACGAACTCGTCGATTACCGGGAAAGCAACCTTGTGAAGCTTGACATCCTTGTGAACGGCGAGAAGGTGGACGCCCTGTCCATCCTTGTCCATCGGGACAACGCACGGGAGCGGGCCGTCAGGGTCTGCGACCGCCTCAAGGACGAGATACCGAAACAGCAGTTCAAGATCGCCATACAGGGGGCGATAGGGGGAAAGATCATCGCCCGCTCGACCATTTCGGCATACCGGAAGGATGTTACGGCGAAGTGTTACGGCGGTGACATCTCCCGCAAGAGGAAGCTTCTGGAGAAGCAGAAGAAAGGCAAGAAGCGGATGCGCATCGTCGGAAACGTCGAGATCCCGCAGAGTGCCTTTCTGGCCGCTCTCAAGACCGACGATGAATAG
- the hemW gene encoding radical SAM family heme chaperone HemW, with product MNRTEHPGLYVHVPFCKTKCPYCDFYSVTETRRIKEWSNAVLKEALHYRAEFPRFDSLYIGGGTPSLLDYDDMGALVAGLRDIFRFDDAMELTIEVNPDDVTKEKLALYRSLGVNRVSLGVQSFNEEDVRFLGRRHTARQAQEAVRFVAEGGFAEFGIDLIYGLPGQTVRTWRETLERALSCGPVHLSCYQLTVEGDTPFFRLSRKGGLKLPNDARQAALFRATSNYLTGQGFIHYEVSNFAKGDESLSRHNVKYWQHTPYLGLGPSAHSFSGDRRWWNHRSLKDYLGGIDTRSCAVGGSEVLSEEQMRLERLLFGFRTRWGLEEAELPGDLCRKRLEDLQKKGLIEISEKRITPTLEGYLFADRLPLMVSE from the coding sequence ATGAATAGGACGGAGCACCCCGGCCTGTATGTCCACGTGCCTTTCTGCAAGACAAAGTGTCCCTACTGTGATTTCTATTCCGTAACAGAGACGAGACGCATCAAGGAATGGTCAAATGCCGTCCTTAAAGAGGCGTTGCACTACAGGGCGGAGTTTCCCCGGTTCGATTCTCTCTATATAGGAGGAGGAACCCCGTCGCTCCTCGACTATGATGACATGGGGGCCCTCGTTGCAGGGCTTCGGGACATCTTTCGATTCGATGACGCCATGGAGTTGACCATTGAAGTCAACCCCGATGATGTTACGAAAGAGAAGCTTGCCCTGTACCGGTCGCTCGGGGTGAACCGGGTCAGTCTCGGTGTCCAGTCCTTTAACGAGGAGGATGTCCGGTTCCTCGGGAGGCGTCATACTGCCCGGCAGGCACAGGAAGCGGTCCGCTTTGTCGCAGAAGGGGGCTTTGCGGAGTTTGGCATCGACCTCATCTATGGACTGCCCGGCCAGACCGTCAGGACATGGCGGGAGACGCTTGAAAGGGCTCTTTCCTGCGGGCCGGTCCATCTTTCCTGTTACCAGCTTACAGTGGAGGGCGACACGCCCTTTTTCCGCCTTTCGCGCAAGGGAGGCCTCAAGCTTCCCAATGACGCCAGACAGGCGGCACTTTTTCGGGCCACGTCGAATTACCTCACGGGCCAGGGCTTCATTCACTACGAGGTCTCCAACTTTGCGAAGGGGGATGAGAGCCTCTCACGCCATAACGTCAAATACTGGCAGCATACACCCTATCTCGGCCTCGGGCCTTCCGCCCATTCCTTCTCGGGGGACAGGAGATGGTGGAACCACCGCAGCCTCAAAGACTACCTGGGGGGTATCGATACGCGCTCTTGCGCCGTCGGAGGATCGGAGGTGCTTTCGGAAGAACAGATGCGTCTCGAACGTCTGCTTTTCGGTTTCAGGACACGATGGGGGCTGGAGGAAGCGGAACTGCCCGGGGACCTCTGCCGAAAGCGCCTGGAGGACCTTCAAAAGAAAGGCCTCATTGAGATCAGCGAAAAGCGGATAACCCCTACGCTGGAAGGCTACCTCTTTGCTGACAGGCTGCCTTTAATGGTTTCCGAATAA